tattcacatcattttaaggAAAATGCGTACTGTACAAAGAAATTCGCCAccggtttttattttatatattacgACCACCTTCATTTGAAGGCGATTTTAACGTTAATCTACGACCCCCCAGACCCCTcccccctttctctctctctctcacacacacacgcacacacacacaaacacacacacacacgtttgcctTTAAACTCTGAAGTCCAAGATTaatatttaggaaaaaaaatatttttgatcatTCATGGGATGCtttttccgatttttttttggagagttCTTTTGAAGCACTTGATTCCCAAGATTGACTGAGTAACATAAAACCGCATGATTAGACTCAAaattaccccccaccccatctccACCCCGTCACATTTGGAACCGCAACAGCCTGTCGcagatttttaaaagaaatatcaAATATGAGGGTGTTCAGAGCATGCAgagagcgtgtgagtgtgtgccctCGTTGCAACTGGGGTTGTGTGTGTTCAGCAGACTGTAGAGGGAGCTCCAACACCAACTTTAAACGCCCTCGTGCACACTCCCGAGGGGcgcaaacacaaataaatgacGTTATTATTAGTTTTACACCTACGATAAATTACAATTACAGAGGCGTCCTTAATTGAGAGTCTGTATGAGAAGGGTGTGCAGTACAAATGGAGCATGATGAGATCCGGGAGTtgcattgtgaggataaaaaaaatcaccttgaaaagaaaatcaagcatGCGGTGCATTTGGAaaagcatttccattttttttcatttttaacacgAGCATTGACCCATAATATTAATATCTATTTGTTTTGCACAATATTGCCTAACTAGCTTTAAGTCCCTCGACTGTAAATGTAAATAGAaggcatatcttttttttaatagaaaattGACTTTCAAGACAAACTGTCCTCTTTAAAGTTGCAGCAATTCGTTTATTATTAGCCAAAAATATAGACTTTTCTTGTACAATTTTGGTTCACAAGTATGTACATATTCTTAActttatatacaaaaaaaataacatcaaatccttacaggtaaaaaaagaagagggggcaaagaaaaaaaaacactcacagaCTACACACAGGATTCATACATTATtacattagcatttttttttacacaggacatgcttacaatgtagCTTTACACAGATGGTATTATTATCTATTTTACAATCCATATTCAgatagcaaaaaaaagaagaaatgaaagaggcctggcagttaaaaaaaacgaagacatttgcaaaagtgacagttgcattttgaaaaagaaagcgACAAATCAAGTTTGTAAAAGACGATGTCaacattattttctttaaaaaataaagttgcTGTTGAGCCAAAAGGCACTAAAGTTTCCCTCTTGAGTGGCCACCAAAAACTAAATCGTCATGACTTCTTAGGAATAGAACAATGCATTGGACTGTTGCTGGCTAACATTGTAAACATTAAGAATAATGTGAAACAATTGGAGCATGGTgcaagaacaagaaaaaaagagggaagttattcattttagtatttttaaatgctttctGATCTGCGCGCGTGCaagtgcgcacgcacacacacacactcacgcacacacatacacactcacacacactttgtgTGTGGCCCACAGAGAAAAGGATCCATCACCAGGCAAAAAACTGGACAGTCAAGGagagaacgaaaaaaaaacgagtgaaaGTGGCCTTTGGAGTCTTTTGcgcgtccacacacacacacacacacacacacacacgcggtgaTTCTCAGTGTCGCGGACCGGTACCTGTGAGCGCAGAGTCCGCACCGGGCCCGGCCGCAGCGCCCTTGTCGTCCGTAAGCCGGCCGCCTCCGTACAGCGCCAGGCCGCCTCCGGCCTGGTTGGCCAGGCCCAGGTAGTGGTTGGAGTTGAACAGGGCCAGCTGATGCGCCGAGAAGGCTCGGTTCGTCCACGACTGGATCTTCCCCACGGCGGGACAAGACGCAATGAGTCTGTGCGGGGCCATGAGGCCGTGTTGCTGGTGTGAGGCCGGGGGCGTGGGAGTCACTTGCGGCGATTTTCGCGGGTTGTCCGGGGCCGCGGCCGTCTCCGCCAGAGACCAGATCTTTGGTTTCTGGGCCGGCGCTTGGCTGTTCTCCGTGGGCGGGGAACTAACCGGGCCCGAGTTCAGTTTGTCCGCGTCAGGTTTGATCTCCAGCGGAGACGAGCCGCGGTGGTGGATTTGGagatggtggtgatggtggtggtggtgcagaCCCCCCTTGAGAAACCTCTGCTCGGGTAAATCCTCATAGCCGTCCGAACCTTCCGAGTCGCTCCTCGCGTCAATTTTGAGTTCCGAATGCAAGTCGTCCTGCTCGTCCAGGTCGTCCTTGCTCTCGATATTCTCCGTGTCGATGTTCTCCAGGTCgatctcctcctcgtcctcccgcTTGTCGCCTTCCTctccctcgtggtcgctgggGTAGACGTTGCCCTCCTCGTCGGTTCGGTTCCGAGGCGCCCACGTCATCTTGTTCTCTTTCTTGAGCCTCCGGCGGGCGTTCGCGAACCAAGTGGAGACCTGGGTCAGTGTCATCTTCGTGATAATGGCCAGCATGATCTTCTCGCCCTTGGTGGGGTACGGGTTCTTGCGGTGCTCGCTGAGCCAAGCCTTCAGGGTACTGGTGCTCTCCCGAGTGGCGTTCTTGGGCCGGGAAGGATCGCCGAACTGGTACTGGCCGTACGGGTAGAATGCCGGATGGTGGTGGGCGAAACCGGCGTGCTGAACCCCGGGACTGTCCTTCAGTTCGTACTGGGCCCCCTGCGTGCATTCACAACACAGTTACACTACGATAGGGTTCCCCTCCTACCTATTCGACACGTTTATCGCGACACTTAAAACTTCGGtgcg
This Hippocampus zosterae strain Florida chromosome 4, ASM2543408v3, whole genome shotgun sequence DNA region includes the following protein-coding sequences:
- the irx3a gene encoding iroquois-class homeodomain protein IRX-3a, which produces MSFPQLGYQYIRPVYPPERQGMAGNPRSAAAAAAAAAAAADLSPSGALSNVLSSMYGAPFAAAAAQGYGAFLPYSNDISIFNQLGAQYELKDSPGVQHAGFAHHHPAFYPYGQYQFGDPSRPKNATRESTSTLKAWLSEHRKNPYPTKGEKIMLAIITKMTLTQVSTWFANARRRLKKENKMTWAPRNRTDEEGNVYPSDHEGEEGDKREDEEEIDLENIDTENIESKDDLDEQDDLHSELKIDARSDSEGSDGYEDLPEQRFLKGGLHHHHHHHHLQIHHRGSSPLEIKPDADKLNSGPVSSPPTENSQAPAQKPKIWSLAETAAAPDNPRKSPQVTPTPPASHQQHGLMAPHRLIASCPAVGKIQSWTNRAFSAHQLALFNSNHYLGLANQAGGGLALYGGGRLTDDKGAAAGPGADSALTGTGPRH